The genomic interval GATTTCTCAATAGCAAAGCCATAATAATTGCAAATAGTGTGATGATTCTTAAGCTCCACTTGAATATATTCTTGAATTTCCCTACCGATCGATGTTTGGCACCTCCAACCAATCCCATACATTCTTGTGCCGCTCCAAACGGACAGAACCACTGACAATAAGGATTTTTATTATCCACAGTAAACACAAAGAATACTCCAAAAAGCAGCATATACCAATACAAATGTGAGTGTAGCGGAGGAAAGTAGCCCAGAAGCAATTGGTTGATCATAGAAAGTGTGAAGGGTTTATTATAGAAGAATCCGAGGACAAACAAGCCCACGAGCATAGTCCCCCAACGCGCTATCTTTTTGTATTTGAAGGTTTTTTTGTGAGCAAAATAGCCTATTGCAAACAGTAAGATGAGTACCATTTCAGCACCACCAAACTGTAGACTAGGGCTTTCTTTTTCTGGAACATCAAAACCCAAAACCTTGGCGGAAACAAACCTATCACCCATTTTTGAAGCTTCCAAAATGGCATTTGAAGAATAAGTAGCACTGGAAATACCATCTATATCAACTCCTATTGTATAGGTATCGGTGAATGATTTACCAATAATATCATCCAGAAAATCGGTATCTAAAACTTTTTCTAAATAGGATGGGGTTTCTTTGGAGCTTACCACAGCCAAATCAAATATTTTCCCATCTTGATCAACTGCTACGGCCATTTGTAATGGACCACCATAACCCATTGCCGATTCTACACTGAGAT from Lentimicrobium sp. L6 carries:
- a CDS encoding FMN-binding protein, translating into MYNHQKVKKKREAWLTLIAMLFIIAAWIAGGLVENADILSTIKEKMPDIAKFEELESSTYKIYNAEDMVLGYLSVESAMGYGGPLQMAVAVDQDGKIFDLAVVSSKETPSYLEKVLDTDFLDDIIGKSFTDTYTIGVDIDGISSATYSSNAILEASKMGDRFVSAKVLGFDVPEKESPSLQFGGAEMVLILLFAIGYFAHKKTFKYKKIARWGTMLVGLFVLGFFYNKPFTLSMINQLLLGYFPPLHSHLYWYMLLFGVFFVFTVDNKNPYCQWFCPFGAAQECMGLVGGAKHRSVGKFKNIFKWSLRIITLFAIIMALLLRNPGVTSYEIFGTLFKLTGSNFQFAILGIILVASMFIKRPWCTYLCPLGPVTDHFSHLRGLVMGKWKGSMQKHKNV